A single Clavibacter nebraskensis NCPPB 2581 DNA region contains:
- a CDS encoding YihY/virulence factor BrkB family protein — translation MTAPDGRGRPASPSTGATPAEPPAATGIPALLARAMQLKPVRVFLAYGAAGGPILAAGMSYQAVFAVFAALAVGFSVAGSVLAGNPALLDSLLTLIQGAVPGLFGEGGAIEDPQALLTSDAVRATGIIGSIGLLVTALGWLASTRDSVRRIFELPPPTTFFLWLKVKDLGLALCFALAMLLSAALSVVSTGLLGFVFGLLRVGEDSLLAIIVGRTVGLALVLALDTAVLAGAYRILSGVRIPWPQLLQGALLGGVAMGVLKVLGTALLGGASRNPLLASFAVIIGLLIWFNLICQVILICASWIAVGMSDRGIDARDLTPEQLERERLEKLDEARRILEEEERARERERYDQSRGITRVLLGLRRRRRR, via the coding sequence ATGACCGCCCCCGACGGCCGCGGACGCCCCGCATCCCCCTCCACCGGCGCGACGCCCGCCGAGCCGCCCGCCGCCACCGGCATCCCCGCCCTCCTCGCGCGCGCGATGCAGCTCAAGCCCGTGCGCGTGTTCCTCGCCTACGGGGCCGCGGGCGGACCGATCCTCGCGGCCGGCATGTCGTACCAGGCCGTCTTCGCGGTGTTCGCGGCGCTCGCGGTCGGGTTCTCGGTGGCGGGATCCGTGCTGGCGGGCAATCCCGCGCTCCTCGACTCGCTGCTCACGCTGATCCAGGGCGCGGTGCCCGGGCTGTTCGGCGAAGGTGGGGCGATCGAAGACCCGCAGGCGCTGCTCACCTCCGACGCCGTCCGCGCGACCGGGATCATCGGCTCCATCGGCCTCCTCGTGACGGCGCTCGGCTGGCTCGCCTCCACGCGCGACTCGGTGCGCCGCATCTTCGAGCTGCCGCCGCCCACCACGTTCTTCCTGTGGCTCAAGGTCAAGGACCTGGGGCTCGCCCTCTGCTTCGCGCTCGCGATGCTGCTCTCGGCGGCGCTCTCCGTCGTGAGCACCGGGCTCCTCGGCTTCGTCTTCGGGCTGCTGCGGGTCGGCGAGGACTCGCTGCTCGCGATCATCGTCGGCCGCACCGTGGGCCTCGCCCTCGTGCTCGCGCTCGACACGGCCGTGCTTGCGGGGGCGTACCGGATCCTGTCGGGCGTGAGGATCCCGTGGCCGCAGCTCCTGCAGGGCGCGCTCCTCGGCGGCGTCGCCATGGGCGTGCTCAAGGTGCTCGGCACGGCGCTCCTCGGCGGCGCGAGCCGGAACCCGCTGCTCGCGTCGTTCGCGGTGATCATCGGCCTCCTGATCTGGTTCAACCTCATCTGCCAGGTCATCCTCATCTGCGCGTCGTGGATCGCCGTGGGCATGTCCGACCGGGGCATCGACGCCCGCGACCTCACGCCGGAGCAGCTCGAGAGGGAGCGGCTCGAGAAGCTCGACGAGGCCCGCCGGATCCTCGAGGAGGAGGAGCGCGCGCGGGAGCGGGAGCGGTACGACCAGTCGCGCGGCATCACGCGGGTGCTGCTCGGGCTGCGGCGGAGGCGCCGCCGTTAG
- a CDS encoding exodeoxyribonuclease III, which produces MPSNLRVASINTNGIRAAFRKGMGDWLETRDVDILAIQEVRAETSDIEGLLGPEWNVLHDAATTKGRAGVAIASRRRAEIHRVAIGEEDFDSAGRWLEADYDVDGTIVTVVSAYVHSGEVGTAKQDEKWRFLDGMERRLPEIAAHSELAVVTGDLNVGHRELDIRNWKGNVKRAGFLPRERAYLDRILGARGEEIEGVDGSTGPGLGWVDVGRQQAGEVDGPYTWWSWRGKAFDNDTGWRIDYQLATPALAEKVTGYAVDRAEAYDQRWSDHTPVVVDYAI; this is translated from the coding sequence ATGCCCTCGAACCTCCGCGTCGCGTCCATCAACACGAACGGCATCCGGGCCGCGTTCCGCAAGGGCATGGGCGACTGGCTCGAAACCCGCGACGTCGACATCCTCGCCATCCAGGAGGTCCGCGCCGAGACGAGCGACATCGAGGGCCTCCTCGGCCCGGAGTGGAACGTGCTGCACGACGCCGCGACCACCAAGGGCCGCGCGGGCGTGGCCATCGCGAGCCGCCGCCGCGCGGAGATCCACCGCGTCGCCATCGGCGAGGAGGACTTCGACAGCGCGGGCCGCTGGCTCGAGGCGGACTACGACGTGGACGGCACCATCGTCACGGTCGTGAGCGCCTACGTGCACTCCGGCGAGGTCGGCACCGCCAAGCAGGACGAGAAGTGGCGCTTCCTCGACGGGATGGAGCGGCGCCTGCCCGAGATCGCCGCGCACTCCGAGCTCGCCGTCGTCACAGGCGACCTCAACGTCGGCCACCGCGAGCTCGACATCCGCAACTGGAAGGGCAACGTGAAGCGCGCCGGGTTCCTGCCGCGCGAGCGCGCCTACCTCGACCGGATCCTCGGCGCGCGCGGCGAGGAGATCGAGGGCGTCGACGGATCCACCGGTCCCGGCCTCGGCTGGGTCGACGTGGGCCGCCAGCAGGCCGGCGAGGTCGACGGCCCGTACACGTGGTGGAGCTGGCGCGGCAAGGCGTTCGACAACGACACCGGCTGGCGCATCGACTACCAGCTCGCGACCCCGGCCCTCGCCGAGAAGGTCACGGGCTACGCGGTCGACCGCGCCGAGGCGTACGACCAGCGATGGTCGGACCACACGCCCGTGGTCGTCGACTACGCGATCTGA
- a CDS encoding succinate dehydrogenase iron-sulfur subunit — MSTATLDAPPAGEASAIPTFTVTLIIRRYLPGQDAEPRWEDFDVEVYPTDRILDALHKIKWEQDGSLTFRRSCAHGVCGSDAMRINGRNRLACKTLIKDLDITQPIYVEAIKGLPLEKDLVVDMEPFFESFRDVQPFLISNTKPEKGKERIQSAAERARFDDTTKCILCAACTSSCPVFWTDGQYFGPAAIVNAHRFIFDSRDESNVRLDILNDKEGVWRCRTTFNCSEACPRGIQVTQAIAEVKQAIMRGKA, encoded by the coding sequence GTGAGCACCGCAACCCTGGACGCACCCCCCGCGGGAGAGGCCTCGGCCATCCCCACCTTCACGGTGACCCTCATCATCCGCCGGTACCTGCCCGGCCAGGACGCCGAGCCGAGGTGGGAGGACTTCGACGTCGAGGTGTACCCGACGGACCGCATCCTCGACGCGCTGCACAAGATCAAGTGGGAGCAGGACGGGTCGCTGACCTTCCGCCGCTCGTGCGCGCACGGCGTGTGCGGATCCGACGCGATGCGCATCAACGGCCGCAACCGCCTGGCCTGCAAGACGCTCATCAAGGACCTCGACATCACCCAGCCCATCTACGTGGAGGCCATCAAGGGCCTGCCGCTGGAGAAGGACCTGGTCGTCGACATGGAGCCGTTCTTCGAGTCGTTCCGCGACGTGCAGCCCTTCCTCATCTCGAACACGAAGCCGGAGAAGGGCAAGGAGCGGATCCAGTCCGCCGCCGAGCGCGCCCGCTTCGACGACACCACCAAGTGCATCCTCTGCGCCGCGTGCACGTCGTCCTGCCCCGTGTTCTGGACGGACGGCCAGTACTTCGGTCCCGCCGCCATCGTCAACGCGCACCGTTTCATCTTCGACTCGCGCGACGAGTCGAACGTGCGCCTCGACATCCTCAACGACAAGGAGGGCGTGTGGCGCTGCCGCACGACCTTCAACTGCTCCGAGGCGTGCCCGCGCGGCATCCAGGTGACGCAGGCGATCGCCGAGGTCAAGCAGGCGATCATGCGCGGCAAGGCGTAG
- a CDS encoding riboflavin synthase, translating into MFTGIIEERGRVLALDAEGDSARITVEAPLAVSDARHGDSISVDGVCLTVVAQTPEGFTADVMRQTLVMSSLGRLGVGDRVNLERAARVGDRLGGHIVQGHVDGTGRLLATTPGEAWRILRFSLPADLAPLVVDRGSITVQGVSLTVSAVSPTDTPDADAWFEVSLIPETLTATTLGALEPGDEVNLETDVLARHVQRMLALDARDGRTEARS; encoded by the coding sequence ATGTTCACAGGGATCATCGAGGAGCGCGGACGCGTCCTCGCGCTCGACGCCGAGGGCGACTCCGCCCGGATCACGGTGGAGGCGCCGCTCGCGGTGTCCGACGCCCGGCACGGCGACTCCATCAGCGTCGACGGCGTGTGCCTCACGGTCGTCGCGCAGACGCCCGAGGGCTTCACCGCCGACGTCATGCGGCAGACGCTCGTGATGAGCTCGCTCGGCCGGCTCGGCGTGGGCGACCGCGTGAACCTCGAGCGCGCCGCGCGCGTGGGCGACCGGCTCGGCGGCCACATCGTGCAGGGCCACGTCGACGGCACCGGGCGCCTGCTCGCGACCACGCCGGGCGAGGCGTGGCGGATCCTCCGCTTCTCGCTGCCCGCCGACCTCGCGCCGCTCGTGGTGGACCGCGGATCCATCACCGTGCAGGGCGTCAGCCTCACGGTGAGCGCGGTCAGCCCCACCGACACCCCGGACGCCGACGCCTGGTTCGAGGTCTCGCTCATCCCCGAGACGCTCACCGCGACCACGCTCGGCGCGCTCGAGCCCGGCGACGAGGTCAACCTGGAGACCGACGTGCTCGCGCGGCACGTGCAGCGGATGCTCGCGCTCGACGCGCGCGACGGCCGGACGGAGGCGCGCTCGTGA
- the ptsP gene encoding phosphoenolpyruvate--protein phosphotransferase, whose amino-acid sequence MRITGIGVGHGVATGPVMRMPDPLPEPGTGTFTGDADAEVARVADALAATADDLAARGARAGGDAKDVLDAQSLMARDPALLDSVGRLVGQGRSGERAVFEAFATFQELLTGMGGYMAERAADLADVAQRVIARLRGVPAPGIPTADAPFVLVARDLAPADTALLELDRVLALVTTDGGPTSHTAILARSRSIPAIVGATGAADLAEGTEVVVDAAAGLVIADPSDAEREDALRRIRAREEALAAPITDSALADGTPVPLLANLGSPAEAVRAVELGAEGVGLFRTEFLFLDAAEAPSVAAQTAQYTALLEAFPGRKVVVRALDAGADKPLAFLTDADEENPALGLRGLRALRANERILRDQLTALAAADAATDADLWVMAPMVADAEETAWFVELGRTLGLRTVGVMAEVPSLALLADQVVEVADFVSVGTNDLTQYTMAADRLLGSVASYQDPWHPAVLRLVRTLGDAGRASGTPVGICGEAAADPLLAVVLVGLGATSLSMTPAALADVRLELSHRTLDDARAAAAAVVGARTAAEARAAAERILAAR is encoded by the coding sequence GTGCGCATCACCGGCATCGGAGTAGGACACGGAGTGGCCACCGGCCCCGTCATGCGGATGCCCGACCCGCTGCCCGAGCCCGGCACCGGGACGTTCACAGGCGACGCCGACGCCGAGGTCGCCCGCGTCGCCGACGCCCTCGCCGCGACCGCAGACGACCTGGCCGCGCGCGGCGCCCGCGCCGGCGGCGACGCCAAGGACGTGCTCGACGCGCAGTCGCTCATGGCCCGCGACCCCGCGCTCCTCGACTCGGTCGGCCGCCTCGTCGGCCAGGGCCGCTCGGGCGAGCGCGCCGTCTTCGAGGCGTTCGCCACGTTCCAGGAGCTGCTCACGGGCATGGGCGGCTACATGGCCGAGCGCGCGGCGGACCTCGCCGACGTCGCGCAGCGCGTCATCGCCCGGCTCCGCGGCGTGCCCGCGCCCGGCATCCCCACCGCGGACGCGCCCTTCGTCCTCGTCGCGCGCGACCTCGCGCCGGCCGACACCGCGCTCCTCGAGCTCGACCGCGTGCTCGCCCTCGTCACCACCGACGGCGGCCCCACCAGCCACACCGCGATCCTCGCCCGCAGCCGCTCCATCCCCGCCATCGTCGGCGCCACGGGTGCCGCCGACCTCGCGGAGGGCACCGAGGTCGTCGTCGACGCCGCGGCCGGCCTCGTCATCGCGGACCCGTCCGACGCCGAGCGCGAGGATGCCCTCCGCCGGATCCGCGCCCGCGAGGAGGCGCTCGCCGCCCCCATCACCGACAGCGCGCTGGCCGACGGCACGCCCGTGCCGCTCCTCGCCAACCTCGGATCCCCGGCGGAGGCCGTGCGCGCGGTCGAGCTCGGCGCCGAGGGCGTGGGCCTCTTCCGCACCGAGTTCCTCTTCCTCGACGCCGCCGAGGCGCCGTCCGTCGCCGCGCAGACCGCGCAGTACACCGCGCTCCTCGAGGCCTTCCCGGGCCGCAAGGTCGTCGTCCGCGCGCTCGACGCCGGCGCCGACAAGCCGCTCGCCTTCCTCACCGACGCCGACGAGGAGAATCCCGCGCTGGGCCTCCGCGGGCTCCGGGCGCTGCGGGCGAACGAGCGGATCCTGCGTGATCAGCTCACGGCCCTCGCGGCGGCCGACGCGGCCACCGACGCCGACCTGTGGGTCATGGCGCCCATGGTCGCCGACGCGGAGGAGACCGCGTGGTTCGTGGAGCTCGGCCGCACGCTCGGCCTCCGCACGGTCGGCGTCATGGCCGAGGTGCCGTCGCTCGCGCTCCTCGCCGACCAGGTCGTCGAGGTCGCCGACTTCGTGAGCGTCGGCACCAACGACCTCACGCAGTACACGATGGCGGCGGATCGCCTGCTCGGCTCGGTCGCCTCCTACCAGGACCCGTGGCACCCGGCGGTCCTCCGCCTCGTCCGCACGCTCGGCGACGCGGGCCGCGCGTCGGGCACGCCCGTCGGCATCTGCGGCGAGGCGGCGGCGGACCCGCTCCTCGCGGTGGTCCTCGTCGGCCTCGGCGCCACGAGCCTCTCGATGACCCCCGCCGCGCTGGCCGACGTCCGCCTGGAGCTGTCGCACCGCACCCTCGACGACGCGCGCGCGGCCGCCGCTGCCGTGGTCGGCGCTCGCACCGCGGCCGAGGCACGCGCGGCCGCCGAGCGCATCCTCGCCGCGCGCTAG
- a CDS encoding HAD family hydrolase, translating to MTLRLVLLDLDDTLVDHRGAVADGITAHLTARRLLDAADAAEVGRAVALWVALEEEHYHRYLSGELNYQGQRRARARGFLAAWGSADATDLAAALADDDAATDDWFGGYLAGYEASWRALPGAVAALDEIARRHPGVRLGVVTNGERGQQEPKIAAAGLTARLSPVVCSGDLGFTKPDPRIFLLACREAGVDPADAVMVGDRLRTDALGAVDAGLAGGVWFDALGDGDAPLPAGVVRITALAGLADAVERVGVR from the coding sequence ATGACCCTGCGGCTGGTCCTGCTCGACCTCGACGACACGCTGGTGGACCACCGCGGCGCCGTGGCCGACGGGATCACCGCGCACCTCACCGCGCGCCGGCTGCTCGACGCGGCCGACGCCGCGGAGGTCGGGAGGGCGGTCGCCCTGTGGGTCGCGCTCGAGGAGGAGCACTACCACCGGTACCTCTCGGGCGAGCTCAACTACCAGGGCCAGCGGCGGGCGCGGGCGCGCGGGTTCCTCGCGGCCTGGGGATCCGCCGACGCCACGGACCTCGCCGCCGCGCTCGCGGACGACGACGCCGCGACGGACGACTGGTTCGGCGGCTACCTGGCCGGCTACGAGGCGTCGTGGCGCGCGCTGCCGGGAGCGGTGGCCGCGCTCGACGAGATCGCGCGGCGGCACCCGGGCGTGCGGCTCGGCGTCGTGACCAACGGCGAGCGCGGCCAGCAGGAGCCGAAGATCGCCGCGGCCGGGCTCACCGCGCGCCTCTCCCCCGTGGTCTGCTCCGGCGACCTGGGCTTCACCAAGCCCGACCCGCGCATCTTCCTGCTCGCGTGCCGGGAGGCGGGCGTGGATCCGGCCGACGCCGTGATGGTGGGCGACCGGCTCCGCACCGACGCGCTCGGCGCGGTCGACGCGGGCCTGGCGGGCGGCGTCTGGTTCGACGCCCTGGGCGACGGGGACGCTCCCCTGCCCGCCGGCGTCGTGCGCATCACCGCGCTCGCGGGCCTCGCCGACGCCGTGGAGCGCGTCGGCGTCCGCTGA
- the trpS gene encoding tryptophan--tRNA ligase yields the protein MTARPVLFSGMQPSADSLQIGNYIGALLQWKELQTTHDAVFCVVDLHAITVPQDPTALRDSTRRTAAQYIAAGIDPAVSTLFVQSHVPAHTELAWILNTLTGFGEASRMTQFKDKSQKQGADATTLGLFAYPTLMAADILLYGTEVVPVGDDQKQHVELTRDLAKRFNGRFGDVFRIPEPMIQKDTARIYDLQDPTSKMSKSAASDAGVVWLLDEPAKTAKKIRSAVTDTEREIRFDRGEKPGVSNLLTILSAFEGTAVPALEERYAGRGYGDLKKDVAETVTGVFEPIRARTLELLDDPAELDRVLAGNAARAEERADAMLARVYDAVGLVRRAGR from the coding sequence ATGACCGCACGTCCCGTCCTCTTCTCCGGCATGCAGCCGTCCGCCGACTCGCTCCAGATCGGCAACTACATCGGCGCGCTCCTGCAGTGGAAGGAGCTGCAGACCACGCACGACGCCGTGTTCTGCGTCGTCGACCTGCACGCCATCACCGTCCCGCAGGACCCGACGGCCCTCCGCGACTCCACCCGGCGCACCGCCGCGCAGTACATCGCGGCGGGCATCGACCCGGCCGTCTCGACGCTGTTCGTGCAGTCGCACGTGCCGGCGCACACGGAGCTCGCGTGGATCCTCAACACGCTCACCGGGTTCGGCGAGGCGAGCCGCATGACCCAGTTCAAGGACAAGTCGCAGAAGCAGGGCGCCGACGCGACGACGCTGGGGCTCTTCGCGTACCCGACGCTCATGGCGGCGGACATCCTGCTCTACGGTACCGAGGTCGTGCCCGTGGGGGACGACCAGAAGCAGCACGTGGAGCTCACGCGCGACCTCGCGAAGCGCTTCAACGGCCGGTTCGGCGACGTGTTCCGGATCCCGGAGCCCATGATCCAGAAGGACACGGCCCGCATCTACGACCTGCAGGACCCGACGTCGAAGATGAGCAAGTCCGCCGCCAGCGACGCGGGCGTGGTGTGGCTGCTGGACGAGCCCGCGAAGACGGCGAAGAAGATCCGCTCGGCCGTCACGGACACGGAGCGCGAGATCCGCTTCGACCGGGGAGAGAAGCCGGGCGTCTCCAACCTGCTGACGATCCTCTCGGCCTTCGAGGGCACGGCCGTGCCGGCGCTCGAGGAGCGGTACGCGGGCCGCGGCTACGGCGACCTGAAGAAGGACGTGGCCGAGACCGTCACGGGCGTGTTCGAGCCGATCCGCGCGCGCACGCTCGAACTCCTCGACGACCCGGCCGAGCTCGACCGCGTGCTCGCCGGCAACGCCGCGCGCGCCGAGGAGCGGGCGGACGCGATGCTCGCCCGCGTGTACGACGCCGTCGGCCTGGTGCGGCGCGCGGGCCGATGA
- the ribD gene encoding bifunctional diaminohydroxyphosphoribosylaminopyrimidine deaminase/5-amino-6-(5-phosphoribosylamino)uracil reductase RibD: MHDDPTAAAAQALAPGDPALERAMRRGLELAAEGPAWGPNPRVGCVILDASGRVIAEGRHRGAGSAHAEVDALRQLPAGGARGATAVVTLEPCNHTGRTGPCAAALIEAGVARVAYAVADPGVESSGGAARLRSAGVEVVPGVLGDEAERFLRVWLGSARLGRPFVTAKWASSLDGRIAAADGTSRWITGPAARHDVHRRRAEADAILVGTGTVLADDPALTARRPDGIPYPHQPAPVVLGDRAIPDDAAVHRHPRRLIRIAGHDPAEAVAELGRRGIRHVFVEGGPTIVSALVAAGLVDEVVAYLAPVLLGGPRTATGDLGVESMPAAHRLTLISTTRLGDDLLVIARPTTEGQ, translated from the coding sequence ATGCACGACGACCCGACGGCAGCCGCGGCGCAGGCGCTCGCGCCCGGCGACCCCGCGCTCGAGCGCGCCATGCGCCGCGGCCTCGAGCTCGCCGCCGAGGGCCCCGCGTGGGGCCCGAACCCCCGCGTCGGCTGCGTGATCCTCGACGCCTCCGGCCGCGTCATCGCCGAGGGCCGGCACCGCGGCGCCGGATCCGCCCACGCCGAGGTCGACGCGCTGCGGCAGCTGCCCGCGGGCGGCGCACGCGGGGCCACCGCGGTCGTCACGCTCGAGCCCTGCAACCACACGGGCCGCACCGGGCCGTGCGCCGCCGCGCTCATCGAGGCCGGCGTCGCGCGCGTCGCCTACGCCGTGGCCGACCCAGGCGTCGAGTCCTCGGGTGGCGCGGCCCGCCTGCGCTCCGCGGGCGTCGAGGTCGTGCCGGGTGTGCTCGGCGACGAGGCGGAGAGGTTCCTCCGGGTGTGGCTCGGATCCGCCCGCCTCGGCCGCCCGTTCGTCACGGCGAAGTGGGCCTCCAGCCTCGACGGCCGCATCGCCGCCGCCGACGGCACGAGCCGCTGGATCACCGGGCCCGCCGCGCGCCACGACGTGCACCGCCGTCGCGCGGAGGCCGACGCGATCCTCGTGGGCACCGGCACCGTGCTCGCCGACGACCCCGCCCTCACCGCCCGGCGGCCCGACGGGATCCCGTACCCGCACCAGCCCGCGCCCGTCGTGCTCGGCGACCGCGCGATCCCGGACGACGCGGCCGTGCACCGGCACCCGCGCCGGCTGATCCGCATCGCCGGGCACGATCCTGCGGAAGCGGTCGCGGAGCTCGGCCGCCGCGGCATCCGGCACGTGTTCGTGGAGGGCGGTCCCACGATCGTCTCCGCGCTCGTCGCCGCCGGGCTCGTGGACGAGGTGGTCGCCTACCTCGCGCCCGTGCTTCTCGGCGGCCCCCGCACCGCGACCGGCGACCTCGGCGTCGAGAGCATGCCGGCCGCCCACCGACTCACCCTCATCAGCACGACACGGCTCGGGGACGACCTCCTCGTGATCGCGCGACCCACCACGGAAGGCCAGTGA
- a CDS encoding bifunctional 3,4-dihydroxy-2-butanone-4-phosphate synthase/GTP cyclohydrolase II has protein sequence MSLAAIPAALQELRAGRPVIVVDDEGRENEGDVLLAAESASPEWVAWLVKHSSGFICAPMTDEIADRLELPLMVADNRDPRGTAYTVSVDAADRLSTGISASDRAHTLRVLADLDSVPTSLHRPGHILPLRAVDGGVRERDGHTEAAVDLLTLAGLTPVGAISEIVQDDGEMMRLPGLLALGEREGVLVVTIEALKAHLEEFHCDRPLEPAVAIPEASRVIFEVETTVPTTHGSVKLRAYRDRTTGADHVAIVAGEPRAHGTLVRVHSECLTGEALGSLKCECGPQLDAALDEIQRDGGVVVYLRGHEGRGIGLVNKLRAYRLQEDGFDTLDANVALGLPADARDYGAASAILQEMGIEDVRLLTNNPEKVRQLEAHGVEVTERVPLVVGVNDVNAGYLETKRDRMGHRMVLDTDMHIGPDTYPDAEAPDGLTTTTASPQEETA, from the coding sequence GTGAGCCTCGCCGCCATCCCCGCCGCGCTGCAGGAGCTGCGCGCCGGCCGTCCCGTGATCGTCGTCGACGACGAGGGCCGCGAGAACGAGGGCGACGTGCTGCTCGCCGCCGAGTCCGCCTCGCCCGAGTGGGTGGCCTGGCTCGTGAAGCACTCCTCGGGCTTCATCTGCGCGCCCATGACCGACGAGATCGCCGACCGGCTGGAGCTGCCGCTCATGGTGGCCGACAACCGGGATCCGCGCGGCACCGCGTACACGGTGTCCGTCGACGCCGCCGACCGGCTCTCGACCGGCATCAGCGCCTCCGACCGCGCGCACACCCTGCGCGTGCTCGCCGACCTCGACAGCGTGCCGACGAGCCTGCACCGACCCGGCCACATCCTGCCGCTGCGCGCGGTCGACGGCGGCGTGCGCGAGCGCGACGGCCACACCGAGGCGGCGGTCGACCTGCTCACGCTCGCGGGCCTCACGCCCGTCGGCGCGATCAGCGAGATCGTGCAGGACGACGGCGAGATGATGCGCCTCCCGGGCCTCCTCGCCCTCGGCGAGCGCGAGGGCGTGCTGGTCGTCACGATCGAGGCGCTCAAGGCGCACCTGGAGGAGTTCCACTGCGATCGTCCGCTGGAGCCCGCCGTCGCGATCCCCGAGGCGTCGCGCGTGATCTTCGAGGTCGAGACGACCGTGCCCACGACCCACGGCTCCGTGAAGCTGCGCGCCTACCGCGACCGCACGACGGGCGCCGACCACGTGGCGATCGTCGCGGGCGAGCCGCGCGCGCACGGCACCCTGGTGCGCGTGCACTCGGAGTGCCTGACGGGCGAGGCGCTCGGATCCCTCAAGTGCGAGTGCGGTCCGCAGCTCGACGCGGCGCTCGACGAGATCCAGCGGGACGGCGGCGTGGTCGTGTACCTGCGCGGGCACGAGGGACGCGGGATCGGCCTCGTCAACAAGCTGCGCGCCTACCGGCTGCAGGAGGACGGCTTCGACACGCTCGACGCCAACGTCGCCCTGGGCCTCCCGGCGGACGCGCGCGACTACGGCGCGGCGTCGGCGATCCTGCAGGAGATGGGCATCGAGGACGTGCGCCTGCTCACGAACAACCCCGAGAAGGTGCGGCAGCTCGAGGCGCACGGCGTGGAGGTGACCGAGCGCGTGCCGCTCGTGGTCGGCGTCAACGACGTGAACGCCGGCTACCTCGAGACGAAGCGCGACCGCATGGGGCACCGCATGGTGCTCGACACCGACATGCACATCGGACCTGACACCTACCCGGACGCCGAGGCGCCCGACGGCCTGACCACCACGACCGCATCACCCCAGGAGGAGACCGCATGA